tatatatatatatatatatatattttgccTATGCTTAacacaaaaagaaattaagatgaaactctttttatttacaaaaccacataaatccaaataaaatcggtaaaataaaaaagaaaaacccaCGTTCCGATATTATACAAGATTTCATTCCTtaatttctttctcattttgttATTTATCTTCTACaaatctttaaataattaatttatacttcTCTCTCGTGACCTTAAAACTAGTATTGTAACCAATATAACACCTTAAAAATTAGCTAGAGATGAAATCTCAAAGAATGTGAATGAACTCACTTGTGAAAATATCATTCGTGAATTTGAGGTCATGATTAAGGATCTAGGTTACAGTAGTAAAATAGATGTTAATAACCTAAAGGACTGCtgaaaaatgataaatgttTAGAGGTCCGGAGTTTACAAGAAATTGTGGATACCATTAAAAAAGATAATGTTAAATAGGATACAATATCTTTGGAGCTAGTTACAGTTAAGGAAACACTTAACGCATCTACAactcttcacaattttatggtgcagttcaaaaaaaaaacattggaACTTTTGGatgcaataaaaaaaaagttaaagatgAGCTTCAACTAGATTTaacaatttaacaaaaaatagaaCACAATAAAATCATATCTCACCTGTCTTagatatatttatacttttaaaagattattattatatcatacatTTAGAAAGAGATATTctgaaaattatattatcttattatcttATCGAGATGAATGACTTTTTTCATTAACCTTAATTGAGATCGGAGAAATATTATCTTAATTAACCAAGtatcaatataatgagattttcaatatatataggGGAACAAGAAAAGACTTGACAatactgatatatatatatataattgttgatATACACGGGCGAAGATTTGAAAATTTCGAGTGCACTAATATATAAGCACCcttaaaattcaaaacttattataaaaaaattttaaatgcgGTTTTGGCTAGGTTCAAACCCAAGTCGCGAGGCCAAACACACTAGCCTATACCAAGTGTGCCATTTTGTACTTTGTATGGGGCAGTGttttctataatatatatatatatatatatatacatatataataaatttaaagttaaCGAGTGCACGTGCAccctatttatatatatggatcCGCTTCTGTTGATACATATAGTATTCTAGAATCTCTCATGTTTGTGAAGCTTCAAGCTAATATTTTGAATGTTGAAACTGCAACTTGCACTagattccttttttttctttattgggAAGTTGCACTAgatttgtttcttttgtttaaagtatatatttattgtggagaaataataaatcaaattcgactttaaaatggaaataaatagaaattttgAGAACTTATAGACATTTATCTACAACTCAATCACAAATTAAGGAAGTGAAATCTTCActtacaaaacaaaagaaaatgtacACTTCCTTATGTGTAATTAATTATAACGTTACCACAACTCATGAGCCAAATTCCAATTACCTTCTGTGCAGCAACAACACTTCATTAGTGTATATAGTTTTAGTTTCTCCTTACCAATATGTATTGTATAAATACACAAATAATTCTTTATTATGAATTTAACTATTATACCCCACAATTTATGCAAAAGATTTTTTATATCATTATCTCGCTTAAAAGATAACGATAGTTAATAAGGTAATAATTAAcatcaaattacaaaaaaagtcttaaaatttaaagatttcaGAAACATTACCCCACCTCCCAATACATCGTATTCTGATTTCGAATACATCGCTTTTTTAATACATTATCTTTGTTGATATATACCACGCATGTCTAATGTCTGACACATTACATGTGCTGATACAAGACAAGACACATGTTTGATGTCTCAACACAGTATATATGCTGATACAAGACACACATGTCATAATACATTGCATCCCGATACATCAAACAGGGACTCTTTCagaataacattttttttatacctCTCCTTTTATTGTTTCAGCATGGTAAGTGAACCTACTGTTGGGAATAAATccgtaacagaaataatatttactgaagataccttcttccagtaaatgggactggagggggagatttgttgaatccatctcattgttttagtcaactttagctattcaattggtacaagcaattgttaaagttgactaaaacaatgggatggattcaacaccTACCAATCAGGTGGTCACCAAAAAGCTAGTCAGtttttaatatttacattaaaattaattaatctcgACTCACATTGaggtttatttgaaataatattatttagtaataaatttttaatattcaaaactcaattaaaatatttgattaagaaaataataatttgtctAACTAATAGTGAAAAAACTAGATAAGTTAGGTTGTTGACCGGTAAGTACGAAAGACTGCGTGCTTAGCAACCACCACTCACTTCCCCActctttttcttataatttttttaaaaaaacaaaattctctctgccatattttatttttctataagaagcatctttttttcttctagaTAAGCTCATTTTGTACTCCACTTTTGGTAAGATTTTTctcttataaaattttcaaaataaaaatcacaccATTGTTCACATTACTTATTACATCATATAACTTTATCttatttaagattataaaatatCACTTTTTCATGAGGATAATTTTTgatatcttttaaataattttagtggtgtattatatattaaaaaaattaaaaaatatatataaatcgaAACTGATGACCTTTTTTATCTTCTTAGAATTTGTGAGGACTTTATATTAAATCAATGGCAGAGAAAAGTGGACATGGCTCTATTCTGCGAAGTGAAGCCCTCAAGAAGGTCAGTTTCAACTTTCTCGCAATCTCGCTCAcctttctctttattttatatgatactataaaatataaacattattCTTTCGATTGTATCAATTGTGCACAGCCAAAAAAGGAGGAAAGTACTCGTATCGAATGTAACTCTATTTATATATCGCCaatgaaaataaatacaaatgaTACAAATTGTATCAGATTATATTagttaatataatttgtatttgtcGAATACAATTTGTATTTATATGATCTCTTCTCTCTCATCCACTCCAGCTCTCGCGGTGCTCTGTCTCAATAATCCtgttcgcctctctcctctatATAGATTTCTAATTGGTTTGCTCTAAACATTagtcatttttttgaaattttcccttatttatttaaaaaatctattttgacccaattcatattgatccaaACAAACTTTGAGCAGATTAGGTTTAGCCCATTAATTAACTTAGCCCGTTGAACCTTCTAGATTTGACTCATTACATTTGTTTATCACCTCGATAAATATAGCTATAATATAACTAGATTTTGAGAAAATGAGATCTCTTAACcatttagacaaaaaaaaaaggatcttTTCTGATCTCGTTatgtgtaaaaataaaaatacctcgtaaacaaacacaaaattaaaaaataatataaatagccTACAAAACTAATGTTATCCTGATTTTCtaatatgttaatttttttacatttgaTTTCAGTATATTTTGGAAACCAGTGTGTATCCAAGAGAGCATGAGCTACTAAAAGAACTCACACAAGCCTCATTCGATAAGTATAAAATAGTGTAAGTCCTAATTTTTGAAACTCCATGGAATGTTTGcattatgaatttaattttttgtgcaTTAACAgggtataaaaataatttataagaataAACTTATAAAGTAATTATAGGGAATTTTCAGGacaaataataagtaataatttaaagaaGTCTCACATCGATGGAGAAGGAAATAAGtggtttaattttttcatatggCTCGAGTAATTTTAATCTGTTGAATTAACTTTTAGGTTGAATTAGATTGATAATACATTTCTTAATTAACGCTTGTAGGCTATAGGTAACTTTGATGAGTAGTGTAAAAAGAATTCattgataaatatgtatataagttTTAACAGCTCTTAACACTGATTACAGGTTTAGTTTAGTGATTAAGACTGAAAATTCCTAAATATATACCCTGAATATGTATATTCATTCTTAATATAcaacatatatacatttgtcaactattatttttacatacagGAGCTTGATGGGTGTGCCTCGAGATGAAGGCCAATTTCTTTCGATGCTTCTAAAGATCATGAATGCCAAGAAGACAATGGAGATTGGAGTTTTCACTGGCTACTCTCTTCTAACTACAGCTCTTGCTTTGCCTGAAGATGGGAAAGTGAGTATCATAATCACATCTCATCTGAGTTAATCGTCAAAAAcacatttgaaaatattattcttttcGCGAGTTTCGTACTCCAATTATCGTCAGTTGTTCCCTTTTTTTCATCTCAACAAGCATCATCTAGGTATTAAAACACATATCAACTATCAGTTGTTCCTTGTTTTCAGGGATGGAGCCAGAAATTTCATAAAGGGTATTCACAAATAGCAGTTTGTTAATTAAGGGTAtccaaaaggaaaaattacataaattagtacattttaataaataattactgattttagcaatactttttatttattaccatttataacaatactATGTCAAATCtgcaatatgaattaaaagtgaattatgtatgcaatatatatgaattataattgttttttgaaatatattatgtttgtttggtaaaaatttgacacattgtattataagtgtattaaaatttgtgataaatgtattatccattattaaaatttgtattatatatgaataataaattattctttgtaatatgtattaaacttgtattataaatgaattaaaagtgataagtgaaaaaaaagatattattgctataaatggtaaatatttttttatttttgtatatttatgtaagtttccctatccaaaatatgttattttaatcattacgtgtatcattttacttgtatacATGCTATTTTTTCCGACAAAAAGTGTCTAATTGGACACCCTTATCACTGTGTGGCTACGCCACTGCCTATTTCATAAACTATTAGTATCCTTGACCTACTACAAGAGAATAACTGATAGCTAAAGTGTGTTTAAATATACAAATGGTGATGGATCACAAAAAAAATGGTAATTTAGATATGTTTTCACAAGTATATCacaaattattaaaacttatttttattgatacACAGGTAATAGCAATTGATCCAGATAAAGATGCATATGAAGTTGGATTGCCATTTATTAAGAAGGCTGGTGTGGAGCATAAGATTCAATTCATTCAATCACAGGCCCTGCCTGTTCTTGAAAAACTCCTCAACGTATGGCTTCATACCTTTTttcgaaattttttttatataaaaaaaattaatcataaattatatacataggtttatcatttttttcatgttgtttCTAAATATGTAAATTGTTTAAGGCCTAAAGTTGGTTCGTGAAGGATGATGTATAAACTATTAATTAGAATTCTTCCTATTGGcctttttaatgaaaatattagaGATAGCAAACATAATAAGACTCTATGACTATAGTTTCGGTGATTGGGCTTCATAGCTATAGTTCCATTCGCTATGGAGACTGCGGTTTGTCAGTTTGTATTTTTCGCTTGCGAATATACAAATAGGATAAGTGTATACAAATTCTGTATCTATACATTTAGAAATTTTTCAGAACTCCTTTTGTATATTTCGTTTGTCAATTTATAAATAGggtaatttattatgaatttctCATAAATCGCATACAAATAGCTAGGGTGAGCATATACAAAATTCTAGATTTATACAAATCAGACGAATTGCAAAAATTGAGGAAATGATACGCgtaaattacaattttctttAACTATAGCTATGATACCTAATAGCTAATATACGCTAAATGTTTGCTATTCTGCGTAATTTTCCCATTTTTTGTTATGTGTGCTAATTAATCAATGTTGAATGTCTTTACATTAAAAACaggaaaaagaagaagggaCATTTGATTTCATATTCATTGATGCTGATAAAGAGAACTATTTGAAATACCATGAGATTGTACTAAAATTGGTGAAAGTTGGAGGAGTAGTTGGCTATGATAACACTTTATGGTTTGGGACAGTTGCACTTTCAGAGGATGATCCTATGCCACCAGGATTAAAGGCATTGAGAGGAGTTGTTAGGGAGATCAACACTTTTTTAGCTAATGATCCTAGAATTGAAATGTCTCAACTTTCAATTGGTGATGGACTTACCCTTTGTCGCCGTCTGTACTAGTTTGAAACTGAGGCGTAgttaattttattgttattttgtgtATCAATTAAAAATGGGGCATGGTTTTGTCTAGTAGAcgagacttttttttttgttgtttttgttattgttcGTTCATCAGTCAAAAAAGGGGGCATGAACGATATTATCATGCGTTTGTATTTCGATTTTTTTTGTAAGGTCTTGAAATGTTAAAAATTATcttgattaaataaaaataactcgATTTTTATTGGCAaaattctaattctttttaaaaagtgaaatttAATTAGTTACAAGGTAATTCGATTTATTAACTTCCAACTGCAATTTTAATTaagcaaaaataattttgttccTATATTAACTAATCAGCTTACTAAATTaagataatattaattaaatttttttctatattatctttgtaattgattatttttaaaagcgTTTACTTttgtttataaattttcaaaaaaaaactaaaaaataaataattataaacatttttttaatttataattttttaaatattttataaataaaaaatgatcaaCTAATACTCATATATAATAGAATCTCTTAATTGGGCTTTTGTTATAACCTTGATGGGAGGTGGGCCTTAAGATCTGTCCTATTTCTACATTCATCTCAAAcctcaaataaaatattactactaaataaagtttgatattaatttatttttttgcagtCAATTAGGTGTGTCACTTCCCATCAAATCTTTGGATTAGTGGATATatgttataaataataatgttgtgATACCTGTCAAGGTTTTTTTGGCTTAGTTAATTATCAGgggaaaatatataaaattattggcTTAgcttgtatattgattgaagaGTTAAATTAGGTAGTTTCAACCATTTAAAGTTCTTTAACATTGAAATTTCTAActtatcatttaaaatttgtcaaaagTTTTTAGGATTTTTGAATGCATATTCATTTTTGGGTTAGATAACTATTTGTTCATtggttgttacacttttctttttattaaatctaattaatttagaTATGCATCGAACAgatatttataacattttttattaaaaaaaatatattgtattttcaatttcatgatATAAATTTGATACTTTTGATCTAAGAATTGAACAATTTAACGGATGGAGGACCTGTCATCTctcatattaataaattttgaagatgagaaaaatacatatatttttaggtgaatttcatattaaaaaagagagaaaaaaataagtgaatgtaattcataattatataatacaaaacTTTTTGAAGTTTGACATTATATACTAGCTCAAACATTTTGAAGTTTGACTGATATATTCGAGgggaaatttttataaatttattaaagggaaatttttcaaaatgtcaatattttagcatttaagaTGACTCATTagcaacaatttcaatatttagtaaaaatgtcattttagtttgttatgtatcttatttatgtttttattatttatttttatttaaagaatataatatttaataacaaaaagaagaaaattaaggggggatatttcaaaaaaaggcAAGCATCCTTAATTTTAtcatcagttacattttcaaataaaatttaaattttgttttttttttcaacagaatttttaccttttaaaaattatattcattccacaatatattctatttatatttattatagttttttattagtttgtattcattctaatAGGTATGCCGAATTTATCTATATAGTCAttcaagaaatatatttgtattttcatatattttttccctatatagttattttttttcttcaaaaatcctgtatgtattcatttcaatatgtattttatttgtatttctatttattctagtttttatttagaattttgtataataatatataaaatacaaaaaattagtatgatgaaaaagtgaatgaaatatagaattgaaaagaaataattgaatatttggtgtactcattcttaaataaaatacataactagttgacatacctttagaataaatacaaattagaaaaaaatgtcaaattcagttgacatacctttattagtttgtattcattccaatatgtatgtcaaataaaatgtagctatttaagaaatacatttgtattcgtatatatttttcactgtgtatttatttttcttttcaaaatcttgtttCCTTTTCTAAGTCGTATTCATTCGAATATGtctattatttatgtattcgaatacaaataaactaatagaaagttgtcttcttataaataaaatacataactagttgacatacatttggatgaatacaaattagggacaaatacaagattcataaaccatgcaacatgaaatttttaataaatacaaatattgatagtatacatagtgatttgaatacaaattaagaaagcataccaaattctaaaaaagaactataaatacaaaacaaactaatagaaaATTGTTCGACAACTATCCGATCTTCGTCGTCTTTTTCAAGATCCTCACGAGTAGACAAAGATTCTACATTTGCGTTCTGAATTTGAGGAAGGTTTTGCACACCAATGAGTCTTGTAAATGTTCTTACCCTCTTTCTTCCCTCATTTTAGCAGCGGATCATACATTATACACTATTtgttaagtaataaataaattaaaggatgaaaaatcacCAGAAATTGGTTGATTAAGATGAATACCTCTAGTAAGCCTCTTGGATTCAGCCATTGGAGAGTAAATCATAAcggaaattgaaaaatataaacaacatttttttaagatttaaataaaaataaaattagaaaagaaatctGAAAATAGGATAAAGATTAGAGATACCTTAATCAAAGGAATTCTGGTTGATTcaattttggattaaaaaacaaccaaaatatatggcaaaaaaatatttgcaactTGAATGTTGGAGGAAAATCAGAAAAGATAAccatgagagagaaaaaaaattaaatgggagagagaattaacaatttgaaaagataaatatgagagagaatgattttttttttttaaaaaaaggatatatagaattaattgaaaaagagagataaaataggaagaaaattgggacacataaattttttaaaataatgacatttttgacattatcgctaatatttataaagtatggatatttttactaaatatattatttattttgactagtttactaatttttccttttaatgtatatttatgtaatttttcgaGATAAAAATTCATATGGACCTAAGACCAATTATGGGCTTTGGGCCGTGCCCATAACAACTAGTTCTACATCAATTTgattaatgattattattacacttttgatCATCTTTTGTTCTTTCTGGATTGTAAGTagacatatttattttattttattttacttttgttaCTAAATATAATGTTTAGGTTCATAATTGTTACTATTAATATTCGTGTTGCATTACGTACTCCTtagattttccttttttggaaTGTCTTTTTTAATACAGAATTATCATTATGTACGTATTAAGATATATTTAGTTGAGTACATGGTgataatttatgtaaaaaaattaattgattgttGCTTAAGTAAATAAATTCAAGATAGTTTTTAATAAATGGATAGTGATAGGTCACttggaagaagaaaaacaatcgACATGTAAAATATGAAACTCCgggaaaaaaaaactaaataaagtacGTATTTGATTattatctcaataatttaatgaattattaCCCCTAGATCTTGCTTTCATTGTCGATAttgattgatgattttatgagttattataaTGAGTAATAACAGTTGATTGTAATGATTGTAAATCGCCACTAGTAATAGCGATAGTAGATTGTAGTGATTAAAAATGATAATGATTGTAAATGAGAATAACAGTTGTGAGTGATGCATGGTGGAtaagataataattaataataatgacgtgataataataataattctccGATAATCTTTAATGAACGCTCTAAATAAATATCTTAactatatcaattttttttttggaaaatcataAGCATTTGGATCTATTCAAAACATCAAGTGGTtgtaacattaaaaaaaaatacacttaCTAGTACTTAgaaactaaataattaagataCAAATCTTTAAACGAACTTAAAAactgaaatttaaataattaaagtttATATTTCACTTGATTA
The nucleotide sequence above comes from Solanum pennellii chromosome 9, SPENNV200. Encoded proteins:
- the LOC107031250 gene encoding flavonoid 3',5'-methyltransferase-like isoform X1, which produces MAEKSGHGSILRSEALKKYILETSVYPREHELLKELTQASFDKYKIVSLMGVPRDEGQFLSMLLKIMNAKKTMEIGVFTGYSLLTTALALPEDGKVIAIDPDKDAYEVGLPFIKKAGVEHKIQFIQSQALPVLEKLLNEKEEGTFDFIFIDADKENYLKYHEIVLKLVKVGGVVGYDNTLWFGTVALSEDDPMPPGLKALRGVVREINTFLANDPRIEMSQLSIGDGLTLCRRLY
- the LOC107031250 gene encoding flavonoid 3',5'-methyltransferase-like isoform X2; this encodes MALFCEVKPSRRSLMGVPRDEGQFLSMLLKIMNAKKTMEIGVFTGYSLLTTALALPEDGKVIAIDPDKDAYEVGLPFIKKAGVEHKIQFIQSQALPVLEKLLNEKEEGTFDFIFIDADKENYLKYHEIVLKLVKVGGVVGYDNTLWFGTVALSEDDPMPPGLKALRGVVREINTFLANDPRIEMSQLSIGDGLTLCRRLY